The following proteins are co-located in the Nitrospira sp. genome:
- a CDS encoding prepilin-type N-terminal cleavage/methylation domain-containing protein, whose product METYKTCIDSPQRLQRGFTLLEAMVAAGVLSVGLLGLAGLSGMALGKNVDANDMSRITNLAADMAERIQSNRQRVLDYHNTATNAACPQSVSTQRMAWGDCAQWSTLVANSGLLSAVGTVTATRLDPDPTANPVTMNRFLVTITLNWQTRKTDVSTSRNKTAAFTTVVAPE is encoded by the coding sequence ATGGAAACATACAAGACGTGCATCGATTCACCCCAGCGCCTTCAACGCGGATTTACTCTGTTGGAAGCGATGGTTGCGGCTGGAGTGCTCTCAGTTGGGCTGTTGGGCCTGGCGGGACTCTCGGGGATGGCGTTGGGAAAAAACGTGGATGCGAACGACATGTCGCGCATTACAAACCTCGCGGCAGACATGGCCGAACGTATTCAGAGTAACCGCCAACGCGTGCTGGATTACCACAACACGGCCACGAACGCGGCCTGTCCACAGAGCGTCAGCACGCAGCGTATGGCCTGGGGCGACTGTGCGCAGTGGTCAACGTTGGTGGCCAACTCCGGTCTCCTATCGGCCGTTGGCACCGTAACAGCCACGCGTCTCGATCCTGATCCCACGGCGAACCCCGTGACGATGAATCGCTTCCTGGTCACGATCACTCTGAACTGGCAGACACGAAAGACGGATGTGAGCACCTCTCGCAACAAGACTGCCGCGTTCACCACGGTGGTTGCGCCTGAATAG
- a CDS encoding prepilin peptidase, with product MESTAGKIGCFCYHSRRQQYVYLYVNVSIGLEPVTASLLMIPYVIVFLFGAVIGSFLNVCIYRLPREESVAWPASHCPSCGKAIAVYDNIPILSYLILQGRCRACRVPISIRYPLVEAANALGYLAVFWMFGFTGVACVYAGLLSALIVITGTDLSHTMIPDAVTLPGIVVGLVCAVTILPLGWLNSILGVVSGGGILWLLAWVSPYVFGKEGMGGGDIKLMAMVGAFIGWQPVLLAIMIGSFLGSLVGVGLIAIGIMRRDQYIPFGPFLAAGSLLALLFHQPLLDWYWSLIALPQ from the coding sequence GAAAGCACCGCCGGGAAGATCGGATGTTTCTGCTATCATAGCCGTAGGCAGCAATACGTATATTTGTATGTCAATGTGAGTATCGGATTGGAACCCGTTACGGCGAGCCTGCTCATGATTCCCTACGTGATCGTGTTTTTGTTCGGCGCAGTCATCGGCAGTTTTCTTAATGTATGCATCTATCGGCTGCCACGGGAGGAGTCCGTGGCGTGGCCCGCCTCTCACTGTCCCTCCTGTGGGAAAGCCATCGCGGTCTACGACAACATCCCGATCCTCAGCTATCTGATCTTGCAGGGGCGGTGCCGCGCTTGCCGGGTGCCGATCTCGATCCGGTATCCATTGGTGGAAGCGGCGAACGCCCTCGGATATCTGGCGGTCTTCTGGATGTTTGGATTCACCGGCGTCGCCTGTGTATACGCGGGACTGCTGTCCGCGCTGATCGTCATTACGGGAACAGACCTTTCGCACACCATGATCCCCGATGCGGTGACCTTGCCGGGAATTGTCGTCGGCCTGGTCTGTGCTGTCACCATCCTCCCTCTCGGCTGGCTGAACTCCATACTCGGCGTGGTCTCGGGCGGGGGGATTCTCTGGCTGCTCGCGTGGGTCAGTCCGTATGTCTTCGGCAAAGAAGGCATGGGGGGTGGGGATATCAAGTTGATGGCCATGGTTGGGGCATTCATCGGGTGGCAGCCTGTGTTGTTGGCCATTATGATCGGATCGTTTCTTGGCTCCCTTGTCGGGGTGGGGCTGATCGCCATTGGAATCATGCGACGTGATCAATATATCCCTTTCGGACCGTTTCTTGCCGCAGGCTCACTCCTCGCGCTGCTGTTTCATCAGCCACTCCTGGATTGGTACTGGTCGCTGATCGCCCTTCCGCAGTAA
- a CDS encoding prepilin-type N-terminal cleavage/methylation domain-containing protein translates to MGSQSRSSTRRAPDGRLGLAGVSLIELLIALAISSVGISAAIQAFAAYGLRLGQQHVAMIENQELRLGMDVLCSELRLAASGFLGGEAPFLKADDDEAEFFANLSGLTTNLTQSADAGRQDLSVEDGADWPKGKQIVMCTATHCAWNRLAADGRKNTLALAMLPTEPFQARTAVFLLNRVRYYVKPQGNGLLRLMRDVDGGASTVLSDVRRFHLRYFNRLGSVTEDVREMVRVQVTIEVGMQGARLTREIAIRTT, encoded by the coding sequence ATGGGAAGCCAGTCGCGGTCATCCACGCGAAGGGCCCCGGATGGGCGTTTGGGATTGGCCGGGGTCAGTCTTATCGAACTGTTGATTGCGTTGGCGATCAGCAGCGTGGGGATCTCGGCAGCCATTCAGGCCTTTGCGGCCTATGGCCTTCGGTTAGGTCAGCAACATGTCGCAATGATCGAGAACCAGGAACTCCGTTTGGGTATGGATGTGCTCTGTAGCGAGCTACGTTTGGCGGCAAGTGGGTTTTTGGGTGGTGAGGCTCCGTTTCTAAAAGCGGACGACGACGAAGCCGAATTCTTTGCCAATTTGAGCGGTTTGACAACCAATCTGACGCAAAGTGCCGACGCCGGTCGGCAAGACCTGTCGGTGGAAGATGGCGCCGATTGGCCGAAGGGGAAGCAGATCGTGATGTGCACCGCGACGCATTGCGCATGGAATCGATTGGCGGCCGACGGCCGGAAGAACACCCTCGCACTCGCCATGCTGCCGACGGAACCCTTCCAGGCCAGGACTGCGGTCTTTTTGCTGAATCGCGTGCGGTATTACGTCAAACCGCAGGGGAATGGCCTCCTTCGGTTGATGCGTGACGTGGACGGCGGTGCGAGTACGGTATTGAGCGATGTGCGCCGCTTTCATCTGCGGTATTTCAACCGGCTTGGGAGCGTGACGGAAGATGTGCGGGAAATGGTGCGTGTGCAAGTGACCATAGAAGTGGGAATGCAAGGCGCGAGGCTCACACGAGAGATCGCGATTCGGACGACATAA
- a CDS encoding GspH/FimT family pseudopilin — MDERGVSLVELCVVLAVLAVVMGVSVPGWAALVAKHRQRAAVTEIASELRMARQLAMARHERVRVVVNLEQSELRTECIECDHSALRRYEFGRTGTVIDSMSTRPEIVFHPSGRSATATTMVLVDSRHEVHQVTVSLTGRVVVS; from the coding sequence ATGGATGAACGTGGAGTGAGTCTTGTGGAATTGTGTGTCGTGTTGGCGGTTCTGGCCGTGGTGATGGGGGTAAGCGTGCCTGGCTGGGCGGCGTTGGTCGCAAAACATCGGCAGCGTGCCGCGGTGACGGAAATTGCGTCTGAATTGCGCATGGCTCGTCAGCTGGCGATGGCGCGCCACGAGCGTGTTCGGGTCGTGGTGAACCTGGAGCAGTCGGAGTTGCGGACTGAATGCATCGAGTGTGACCACAGCGCGCTCCGCCGCTATGAGTTCGGGCGGACCGGCACGGTCATCGACTCGATGAGCACGCGGCCAGAAATTGTCTTTCACCCGAGCGGTCGCTCCGCAACAGCCACGACCATGGTTTTGGTCGATTCACGTCACGAAGTGCATCAGGTGACGGTGAGCCTCACGGGACGGGTGGTCGTGTCGTGA
- a CDS encoding prepilin-type N-terminal cleavage/methylation domain-containing protein: MMKRCGLVQDSGGFTLVESMVALVVLSIGVIGTIAMCEWAQRGLQRGALTATALALVESRLEEKRSLPWEQLLTDDLDQDGTAESRMRDDGVEGDVANGDGVYTGSMTRSNIHLEWTVEFNRGRQPGTASLATIEARGRFRTIGGQEREVRLRTIRANPRYVGPPVLS; the protein is encoded by the coding sequence ATGATGAAACGATGTGGGCTGGTACAGGACTCAGGTGGCTTCACGCTCGTCGAAAGCATGGTGGCCTTGGTGGTGCTCTCCATCGGGGTGATTGGGACAATCGCGATGTGTGAGTGGGCTCAGCGAGGCCTGCAGCGTGGAGCGTTGACGGCGACGGCGCTAGCCTTGGTGGAATCGCGGCTGGAGGAGAAGCGCAGTCTGCCATGGGAACAACTGCTCACGGATGATTTGGACCAGGACGGGACGGCGGAATCGCGGATGCGTGACGATGGCGTGGAGGGCGACGTTGCGAATGGGGATGGCGTCTATACCGGAAGCATGACGCGATCGAACATACATCTGGAATGGACGGTGGAATTCAATCGTGGCAGGCAGCCTGGTACGGCCAGTCTGGCGACGATTGAGGCGCGCGGACGATTCAGGACAATAGGAGGGCAGGAACGTGAGGTGCGGCTTCGGACGATTCGGGCTAACCCGCGCTATGTCGGCCCGCCGGTGCTCTCATGA
- a CDS encoding type II/IV secretion system protein gives MRQARTRAQETQGRARYDQLVRQGFLGQEELTLALSEAARKHLDASTFLIDRYRIPKPAIGAALAEFYRCPFLDYDGRMVIERDVLKNLSFDYLRMNHWVPLQRQGSGVEVLIDDPHDADKLLDVRRAFPGHAISYRVGLRADIERVLSVACGREGVDPISDILGELVSEAQLEEQQNATIAAITENDSAIVRLANQIIAEAYRRGASDIHIEPYADRKETSVRFRVDGTCFTYMKIPAAYRRAIVSRVKIMASLDIAERRKPQDGKIRFKLSTGQEIELRVATLPTAGFNEDVVLRLLSANGPRRLEDLEFSEETRRLVGALAEKPHGIVLCAGPTGSGKTTTLHAILASINTDERKIWTAEDPIEITQDGLRQVQVHPKIGLTFATTMRAFLRADPDVIMIGEMRDKETADIAIEASLTGHLVFSTIHTNSAVETVVRLLDLGCDPFNFSDAMLGVLAMRLCKRICPNCREAYQATRDEYEELVHAFGAQAWARAHVDENVSPTLYRGRGCEACNHSGYRGRVPIHELMVVSDRMKAFIQTRTRTGELLALAKNEGMKTLLQDGIEKVLQGLTTYKQVRAVAIK, from the coding sequence ATGCGTCAAGCCCGTACACGTGCCCAGGAGACGCAGGGCCGTGCCCGGTACGACCAACTTGTTCGACAGGGGTTTCTTGGGCAGGAAGAGCTCACACTCGCCCTGTCGGAAGCTGCGCGCAAACACCTCGATGCATCCACGTTTCTCATAGATCGGTATCGCATTCCCAAACCGGCCATCGGCGCCGCGTTGGCAGAATTTTATCGATGCCCGTTTCTTGACTATGATGGGCGCATGGTCATCGAGCGCGATGTGTTGAAGAATCTTAGCTTCGACTATCTCCGTATGAATCATTGGGTGCCGCTTCAGCGTCAAGGCTCTGGAGTGGAAGTGCTAATCGACGATCCGCACGATGCCGATAAACTCCTGGATGTGCGGCGGGCGTTTCCCGGTCACGCCATCTCCTACCGTGTTGGCCTGCGAGCCGACATCGAGCGTGTGCTCAGTGTGGCTTGCGGGCGAGAGGGTGTTGATCCGATCAGCGATATCCTCGGGGAACTGGTGAGTGAGGCCCAGTTAGAAGAGCAGCAGAATGCGACCATCGCAGCCATCACTGAAAACGATTCGGCCATTGTTCGCCTCGCCAACCAGATTATTGCGGAGGCATATCGGCGTGGGGCGTCCGATATCCATATCGAACCCTATGCCGACCGCAAGGAAACGTCGGTGCGTTTTCGCGTCGACGGGACCTGCTTCACCTACATGAAGATTCCGGCCGCCTATCGTCGCGCGATCGTGTCGCGGGTGAAAATCATGGCCAGCCTGGATATTGCGGAACGACGAAAACCACAGGATGGAAAAATCCGATTCAAACTGAGCACGGGACAGGAGATTGAATTGCGAGTGGCGACCCTTCCCACCGCAGGGTTTAACGAAGATGTGGTGCTTCGGCTGTTGAGTGCGAATGGACCTCGGCGTCTTGAGGATCTCGAATTCAGTGAGGAGACGCGCCGACTGGTTGGCGCGTTGGCTGAGAAGCCGCATGGCATCGTGCTGTGTGCAGGACCGACGGGCTCGGGGAAGACCACGACGTTGCATGCCATTCTGGCCTCGATTAATACGGATGAGCGGAAAATTTGGACAGCAGAAGATCCGATCGAAATCACACAGGATGGTCTACGGCAGGTGCAGGTTCATCCCAAGATCGGCCTGACTTTTGCGACCACCATGCGGGCATTCCTGCGGGCGGATCCGGATGTCATTATGATCGGTGAAATGCGGGACAAGGAAACGGCTGATATTGCCATCGAAGCCTCGTTGACCGGTCATCTGGTGTTCAGCACGATCCATACGAATAGTGCCGTGGAAACCGTGGTGCGACTGCTCGATTTAGGTTGCGATCCCTTCAATTTTTCTGATGCCATGCTGGGCGTGCTGGCGATGCGCTTGTGCAAGCGCATCTGCCCCAATTGCCGTGAGGCCTATCAGGCCACTCGCGACGAATATGAAGAATTGGTCCATGCGTTCGGAGCGCAAGCGTGGGCGCGAGCCCACGTTGACGAGAATGTTTCGCCCACGCTGTATCGTGGGCGAGGATGTGAGGCGTGTAATCACAGCGGCTATCGAGGGCGGGTGCCGATTCATGAACTGATGGTGGTTTCTGATCGCATGAAGGCATTCATTCAGACGCGGACTCGCACAGGCGAATTGCTGGCCCTCGCCAAGAACGAAGGCATGAAGACCTTGCTCCAGGATGGCATCGAGAAGGTTCTTCAGGGACTCACGACGTACAAGCAAGTGCGTGCGGTGGCTATCAAATAG
- a CDS encoding prepilin-type N-terminal cleavage/methylation domain-containing protein, translating to MCSRRDQSRPVVARAQMGFTLIEVMIAVAIVGILAMVAVPNYLQWNARYQLKQGTTELAGSLTLARMAAMNRNLAVTVTLSLVSGRVNVDFGNALAPIVLPQAIVGFTGGPTVQFTRQGLSGSTANVPLTLVSQQGTVYSMVITPSGKVNWCAHATCP from the coding sequence ATGTGTAGCCGCCGTGACCAATCAAGGCCTGTTGTTGCCCGTGCGCAGATGGGGTTTACCCTCATTGAAGTGATGATCGCGGTGGCGATCGTCGGCATCCTCGCCATGGTGGCAGTTCCCAACTATCTCCAATGGAATGCACGGTATCAATTGAAGCAAGGGACGACCGAACTTGCCGGAAGTCTGACTTTGGCCAGGATGGCGGCGATGAATCGCAATCTTGCCGTCACCGTGACGCTGTCCCTCGTCTCGGGGAGAGTGAATGTCGATTTCGGCAATGCCCTTGCTCCCATCGTGCTGCCGCAAGCCATTGTCGGATTCACCGGTGGCCCGACGGTGCAATTCACTAGGCAAGGGTTGAGCGGGTCCACTGCGAATGTGCCCCTGACTCTGGTTTCACAGCAGGGCACCGTCTATTCCATGGTCATCACACCGTCAGGCAAAGTGAATTGGTGTGCGCACGCGACCTGTCCGTAG